The following coding sequences lie in one Phragmites australis chromosome 8, lpPhrAust1.1, whole genome shotgun sequence genomic window:
- the LOC133925970 gene encoding two-component response regulator ORR24-like isoform X2, which yields MDVDTFPAGMRVLAVDDDRVSLKLIEKQLRTCKYNVATALDAETALEMLRESKDADQFDLVISDVHMPGMDDFKLLELVGLEMDIPVIMLSGNDEKETMMKGIKHGACNYLVKPVLLEQIRNLWVHVVKKSTPDPRNCISCGNDDAGQRLQLGNPEGEKDGAKRTRKYSRKNKKDGYGTEENRENTYSSAQKKQRIQWSSQLHRKFGEVVDQIGMDRAVPNKILEMMKVDGLSRECRKSSAEVLALPEKAQHWHIQAL from the exons ATGGACGTCGACACATTCCCGGCGGGGATGCGCGTGCTCGCCGTCGACGACGACCGCGTCTCCCTCAAGCTCATAGAGAAACAACTACGCACTTGCAAGTACAACG TGGCAACAGCGTTGGACGCGGAGACGGCGCTGGAGATGCTCAGGGAGAGCAAGGACGCCGACCAGTTCGACCTGGTGATTAGCGACGTGCACATGCCGGGCATGGACGACTTCAAGCTCCTGGAGCTCGTCGGCCTCGAGATGGATATCCCTGTCATCA TGCTATCCGGGAACGACGAGAAGGAGACTATGATGAAGGGGATAAAGCATGGAGCTTGTAACTATTTGGTGAAGCCAGTGCTCCTCGAGCAGATTAGGAACCTATGGGTGCATGTGGTGAAGAAGAGTACACCTGATCCAAGGAACTGCATAAGCTGTGGCAATGATGATGCTGGCCAGAGGTTGCAACTTGGGAATCCTGAGGGTGAGAAGGATGGTGCAAAGCGCACCAGGAAGTATTCGAGGAAGAACAAAAAGGATGGATATGGCACTGAAGAGAACAGAGAGAACACATACTCATCAGCCCAGAAGAAGCAAAGGATTCAGTGGTCCAGTCAGCTACACCGCAAGTTTGGGGAAGTCGTCGATCAGATTGGCATGGACA GGGCTGTTCCAAACAAGATATTGGAAATGATGAAGGTGGATGGCCTCAGTAGAGAGTGTCGCAAGTCATCTGCAG AAGTACTGGCTCTACCTGAAAAAGCTCAGCATTGGCACATTCAGGCGCTCTAA
- the LOC133925970 gene encoding two-component response regulator ORR25-like isoform X1, whose translation MNGLESFRNPSFACSSNSSNPFTRMNSPSAFGMHSLLPTQSVQLMSTQRNLVIPLKDMGPVGHGGNLLKDAVPESQQDACEFTSSGNSHANIANGGLSGASKLFPSGPSVNSFANISNGSTPLATSIGFPFSHSGKSYASILRSKMLGASRGIPFDADNSFENIADGEMLAPSSHLPVQSYKLANQPLVQIKSSSADLFNKVAREAPRFSGVSSSSNTWNTALPSKFPDLGHKDGTCEGPSQGNSLKINQLSRLAASSVQTPTFGNEFQNQMAELMRRETTPVVGFSEQVAPFNLGSNANSTAIPNDNSALGGALSIISTFPNLQNCGGGSDNVPEKDGTVDQ comes from the coding sequence ATGAATGGACTGGAGAGTTTCAGGAACCCATCCTTTGCTTGCTCCTCAAACTCAAGCAACCCTTTTACAAGGATGAATTCTCCATCTGCGTTTGGAATGCACAGTTTGCTACCCACTCAGTCAGTTCAGCTCATGAGCACCCAGAGAAACTTGGTCATTCCTCTGAAGGACATGGGGCCAGTTGGTCATGGTGGCAACCTGCTCAAGGATGCTGTCCCAGAATCACAGCAGGATGCTTGCGAATTCACCTCTTCTGGCAACTCCCATGCAAACATAGCGAATGGTGGGCTGTCAGGTGCAAGCAAACTGTTCCCTTCTGGTCCTTCTGTCAATTCATTTGCAAACATCTCAAATGGTAGCACGCCACTGGCCACGAGCATCGGCTTTCCTTTCTCTCATTCTGGAAAATCCTATGCAAGCATATTGCGTAGCAAGATGTTGGGGGCAAGCAGAGGTATTCCTTTTGATGCCGACAACTCCTTTGAAAACATAGCAGATGGTGAGATGCTGGCTCCTTCGAGTCATTTACCAGTGCAGTCTTATAAGTTGGCGAACCAACCTTTGGTTCAGATTAAGTCATCTTCTGCTGACCTTTTCAACAAAGTTGCCAGAGAGGCTCCCCGATTTTCTGGAGTTAGCAGTTCCAGCAACACCTGGAACACTGCTTTGCCGTCGAAGTTTCCTGATCTTGGTCATAAGGACGGAACGTGTGAAGGTCCCTCACAAGGGAACAGCCTCAAGATCAACCAGCTCTCAAGACTTGCAGCCTCGTCTGTACAGACGCCAACTTTTGGAAATGAATTTCAGAACCAAATGGCAGAACTCATGAGGAGAGAAACCACACCAGTGGTAGGTTTCAGTGAGCAGGTGGCACCATTCAACCTTGGAAGCAACGCAAACTCGACCGCAATACCGAATGATAACTCTGCTCTGGGTGGTGCTTTAAGCATCATATCTACATTCCCTAACCTTCAGAATTGTGGGGGTGGAAGTGACAATGTCCCTGAGAAAGATGGCACGGTTGATCAGTAA
- the LOC133927121 gene encoding uncharacterized protein LOC133927121 translates to MTAVSWSPPSLLALLALLLLGAFSPAPTAAARSSRHKPFPLAPPHLQALRQQHRASGWGGKYITAADGSSSTAAKPFTAHYFPQELDHFTFTPNASAVFSQKYLVNDTFWQRPGGAAKAGPMFVYTGNEGDIEWFATNTGFMFDVAPKFGALLVFIEHRFYGESKPFGNDSYKSPETLGYLTSTQALADFAILITSLKQNLSAEAAPVVVFGGSYGGMLASWFRLKYPHVAIGALASSAPILQFDYITPWTSFYDAVSQDYKSESLNCFSVIKATWDVLDERGSSDTGLLELSKMFRACKTVKSVYSFRNWLWTAFTYTAMVDYPTPANFLENLPAYPVKEMCKIIDGFPASADILNKAFAAANLYYNYTGNQTCFQIEDGDDPHGLSGWQWQACTEMIMPMSISNESMFPPYTFSYDDKSEDCFVSWGVRPRPHWITTEYGGYKIDKVLKRFGSNIIFSNGMRDPWSLGGVLKNISSSIVALVTEKGAHHLDLRYATKDDPDWVIEQRRQEVEIIQGWIDQYHQDMAQISS, encoded by the exons atgACGGCAGTTTCCTGGTCACCCCCTTCCCTGCTCGCCCTCCTTGCGCTTCTGCTTCTCGGAGCCTTCTCACCTGCACCTACCGCGGCAGCGCGCTCCTCCAGGCACAAGCCGTTCCCACTCGCGCCTCCGCACCTGCAAGCTCTTCGGCAGCAGCACCGAGCAAGTGGCTGGGGTGGCAAGTACATCACCGCCGCCGATGGCAGCAGTAGCACGGCGGCGAAGCCGTTCACGGCGCACTACTTCCCGCAGGAGCTGGACCACTTCACCTTCACGCCCAACGCGTCGGCGGTCTTCTCCCAGAAGTACCTCGTCAACGACACCTTCTGGCAGAGGCCCGGCGGCGCGGCGAAGGCCGGGCCGATGTTCGTGTACACCGGCAACGAGGGCGACATCGAGTGGTTCGCCACTAACACCGGCTTCATGTTCGACGTCGCGCCCAAGTTCGGCGCCctcctcgtcttcatcgag CATCGGTTCTACGGGGAGTCGAAGCCGTTCGGGAACGACTCGTACAAGTCCCCTGAGACGCTGGGATACCTGACGTCGACGCAGGCGCTCGCCGACTTCGCCATCCTCATCACCAGCCTCAAGCAGAACCTCTCCGCCGAGGCCGCCCCAGTCGTCGTCTTCGGCGGCTCTTACGGTGGCA TGTTGGCATCTTGGTTCAGGCTCAAGTATCCCCATGTCGCCATTGGGGCCCTGGCATCCTCCGCGCCAATCCTGCAGTTCGACTACATAACGCCATGGACCAGCTTCTACGATGCCGTCTCACAAGACTACAAG TCTGAGAGCTTGAACTGCTTCAGTGTCATCAAGGCAACTTGGGATGTGCTAGATGAGAGGGGATCCAGTGACACAGGGCTCCTGGAGCTCAGCAAAATGTTCAGAGCCTGCAA GACTGTGAAATCGGTTTATTCGTTCCGAAACTGGCTATGGACAGCATTCACGTACACTGCCATGGTGGACTATCCAACCCCGGCAAATTTCCTGGAGAATCTGCCTGCCTACCCCGTCAAGGAG ATGTGCAAGATCATCGATGGATTCCCCGCAAGCGCCGACATCCTGAACAAGGCTTTCGCAGCGGCAAACCTGTACTATAATTACACAGGAAACCAGACATGCTTCCAGATCGAGGATGGAGATGACCCTCATGGCCTCAGTGGCTGGCAATGGCAG GCTTGCACAGAGATGATCATGCCGATGTCGATCTCGAATGAGAGCATGTTCCCACCATACACCTTCAGTTACGATGATAAGTCCGAGGACTGCTTTGTGAGCTGGGGGGTTCGGCCGAGACCGCATTGGATCACTACTGAatatggtggatat AAAATTGATAAGGTGCTCAAGAGGTTTGGGAGCAACATTATCTTCTCCAACGGAATGCGAGATCCGTGGAGTCTAGGAGG GGTGCTCAAAAACATCTCATCCAGCATCGTTGCCCTTGTCACAGAGAAGG GAGCTCATCATTTGGACTTAAGATATGCAACAAAAGATGATCCAGACTGGGTTATAGAACAAAGGAGACAAGAAGTTGAAATCATACAGGGATGGATAGATCAGTATCATCAGGACATGGCACAAATATCTTCCTGA